One genomic region from Halobacteria archaeon AArc-dxtr1 encodes:
- a CDS encoding CDC48 family AAA ATPase: MSQSETAVSLTVRAAEKRDAGRGVARIPELARRTLGVLSGDSVAIEGAEETVAKLWPADPSVPENVIQIDGDTRANAGVHVGDTVSVRAVDTTAIPGANRVTLAAPAALSEAECRLAERVATQKLRNRPVKAGEQIRIEGVAAEPFTVTDTDPGSDVRITNSTEIRLVRPGTSQGDADAEASDAPGEAAPPSPPEASGDQQPTTGVTYEDIGGLDEELEQVREMIELPLSEPELFQRMGVEPPSGVLLYGPPGTGKTLIARAVANEVDATFETISGPEIMSKYKGESEEQLREVFEEAEANAPAIVFFDEIDSIAGTRDDDGDAENRIVGQLLTLMDGLDARGEVIVIGATNRVDSIDPALRRGGRFDREIQIGVPDEEGRREILQVHTRGMPLDDDVSVETLAARTHGFVGADLDAVASEAAMAAIRERPADAEERTEWNRDPRVTKAHFDTALAAVEPSAMREYVAESPTTDFDDVGGLEDAKQTLRESVEWPLTYDRLFEETNTQPPSGVLLYGPPGTGKTLLARALAGETDVNFVRVDGAEIIDRYVGESEKAVRKVFERARQAAPSIVFFDEIDAIAGARGESHEVTERVVSQLLTELDGMRENPNLVVLAATNRKEYLDPALLRPGRLDTHVLVPEPDREARTKILSVHARGKPLADDVDVEEVAAELEGYTGADLEAIVRNASMRAIREVAEAHGPKVANDQADEVVIEHRHIEDAIAETEPSGS; encoded by the coding sequence ATGAGCCAGTCGGAGACGGCGGTGAGCCTGACAGTCCGCGCCGCCGAAAAACGCGACGCCGGTCGAGGCGTCGCGCGCATACCCGAACTCGCCCGACGGACGCTCGGCGTGCTGAGCGGCGACTCCGTCGCCATCGAGGGCGCAGAGGAGACGGTAGCGAAGCTGTGGCCGGCGGATCCGTCGGTCCCCGAGAACGTGATTCAGATCGACGGCGATACGCGGGCCAACGCCGGTGTCCACGTCGGCGATACCGTCTCCGTGCGGGCGGTCGATACGACGGCGATCCCCGGCGCCAACCGGGTCACGCTCGCCGCACCGGCGGCGCTGTCGGAGGCGGAGTGTCGCCTGGCCGAGCGCGTCGCGACCCAGAAGCTTCGCAATCGACCGGTGAAAGCCGGCGAGCAGATCAGAATCGAGGGCGTCGCCGCCGAGCCGTTTACCGTCACCGACACGGATCCGGGCAGCGACGTCAGAATTACGAACTCGACCGAGATTCGACTCGTCAGGCCGGGAACCAGTCAGGGTGACGCGGACGCGGAGGCGTCTGACGCCCCGGGAGAGGCTGCCCCACCGTCACCACCCGAAGCCAGTGGCGATCAACAGCCCACGACGGGAGTCACCTACGAGGACATCGGTGGGCTGGACGAGGAGTTAGAGCAGGTCCGAGAGATGATCGAGCTTCCGCTCTCCGAACCGGAGCTCTTCCAACGGATGGGCGTCGAACCGCCTTCCGGGGTCCTGCTGTACGGTCCGCCCGGCACCGGGAAGACGCTGATCGCCCGGGCGGTGGCCAACGAGGTTGACGCTACCTTCGAGACGATCTCCGGGCCGGAGATCATGTCGAAGTACAAAGGCGAGTCCGAAGAGCAACTGCGCGAGGTCTTCGAGGAAGCCGAGGCGAACGCTCCAGCGATCGTCTTCTTCGACGAGATCGACTCGATCGCCGGTACCCGCGACGACGACGGCGACGCCGAGAACCGGATCGTCGGCCAGCTGCTGACGCTGATGGACGGACTCGACGCTCGTGGCGAGGTCATCGTCATCGGGGCGACCAACCGCGTCGACTCGATTGACCCCGCCCTGCGCCGAGGCGGGCGATTCGATCGCGAAATCCAAATCGGTGTTCCCGACGAGGAAGGGCGCCGCGAGATCCTCCAGGTTCACACCCGCGGAATGCCTCTGGACGACGACGTCAGCGTCGAGACGCTCGCAGCGCGAACGCACGGCTTCGTCGGGGCCGATCTCGACGCGGTGGCCAGCGAGGCGGCGATGGCCGCGATCCGGGAGCGCCCGGCTGACGCCGAGGAACGTACGGAGTGGAACCGCGATCCGCGGGTGACGAAAGCCCACTTCGACACGGCGCTTGCGGCCGTCGAGCCCTCGGCGATGCGCGAGTACGTCGCGGAGTCGCCGACGACAGACTTCGACGACGTCGGCGGACTCGAGGACGCAAAACAGACCCTCCGGGAGTCGGTCGAGTGGCCGCTGACCTACGACCGGCTCTTCGAGGAGACGAACACCCAACCGCCCTCCGGCGTCCTGCTGTACGGCCCGCCGGGGACCGGGAAGACGTTGCTCGCGCGGGCGCTGGCCGGCGAGACCGACGTCAACTTCGTCCGGGTCGACGGCGCCGAAATCATCGATCGCTACGTCGGTGAGTCCGAGAAGGCGGTCCGGAAGGTGTTCGAGCGTGCCCGCCAGGCGGCCCCCTCGATCGTCTTCTTCGACGAGATCGACGCCATCGCCGGGGCGCGCGGCGAGAGTCACGAGGTGACCGAGCGGGTCGTCTCACAGCTGCTCACCGAACTCGACGGAATGCGCGAGAACCCCAATCTGGTGGTACTCGCCGCGACGAACCGCAAGGAGTACCTCGATCCGGCACTGCTCCGACCGGGCCGACTCGACACGCACGTCCTCGTCCCCGAACCCGACCGGGAAGCAAGAACGAAGATTCTCTCGGTCCACGCCCGGGGCAAGCCCCTGGCCGACGACGTCGACGTTGAGGAGGTAGCCGCCGAACTGGAGGGGTACACGGGTGCGGATCTCGAAGCGATCGTTCGAAACGCCTCGATGCGTGCCATCCGGGAGGTTGCCGAGGCTCACGGGCCGAAGGTGGCGAACGACCAGGCCGACGAGGTCGTCATCGAGCACCGCCACATCGAGGACGCGATCGCCGAGACCGAACCCAGCGGCTCCTGA
- a CDS encoding DUF5796 family protein: MSFRSNVAPSTVGVDFVEGGVVVEYLDGRDTFYHGPPDPVSGAITTPPGKHVHVLVTDPDGIEGVMTYVNDRDTHDEILESTGVGRVLLEGDDEEVLFPGVTVSTEGYSVRVDVDHDAVEGRVFVFAEDEMSEHAYEIVPEDDASDDVAGDGGQTEPVELDAAESGEE, translated from the coding sequence ATGAGTTTCCGCTCGAACGTCGCACCCAGTACCGTCGGCGTCGACTTCGTCGAGGGGGGCGTGGTCGTCGAGTATCTCGACGGACGGGACACCTTCTACCACGGCCCGCCCGACCCGGTCTCGGGGGCGATTACGACGCCGCCGGGGAAACACGTCCACGTGCTCGTCACCGATCCGGACGGGATCGAGGGCGTCATGACCTACGTCAACGATCGGGACACCCACGACGAGATTCTGGAGTCGACCGGCGTCGGTCGCGTGTTGCTCGAGGGCGACGACGAAGAAGTGCTGTTCCCCGGCGTGACCGTCTCGACGGAGGGGTATTCGGTCCGAGTTGACGTCGACCACGACGCGGTCGAGGGCCGGGTGTTCGTCTTCGCGGAAGACGAGATGAGCGAACACGCCTACGAGATCGTTCCCGAGGACGATGCCAGCGACGACGTGGCTGGTGACGGAGGCCAGACGGAGCCGGTCGAACTGGACGCGGCAGAATCGGGTGAGGAGTGA
- a CDS encoding shikimate kinase, producing MDGRAVAPAAGTVLNALATGTGSAFAIDLETTATVELTNDGEIEATIDGQPDADTALIERCVALTLAEYADDAGLAESAVGAQVRTESEVPMASGLKSSSAAANATVLATLDALELVDAVERIDACRLGVRAAREAGVTVTGAFDDASASMLGGVTVTDNTADELLAREPVDWSALVYTPPEQSFSADADVSACERIAPVAAVVSELALAGRYGEAMTVNGFAFCGALGFSTEPMLQALPDVTGVSLSGTGPSYVAVGERETLETVQQRWDERDGTTRLLQTRTDGARTR from the coding sequence ATGGACGGCCGCGCTGTCGCCCCTGCCGCCGGAACGGTTCTCAACGCCCTGGCGACGGGCACCGGATCCGCGTTTGCGATCGACCTCGAGACCACGGCTACGGTCGAGTTGACCAACGACGGCGAGATCGAGGCGACGATCGACGGTCAGCCCGACGCCGACACAGCCTTGATCGAGCGATGTGTCGCGCTCACGCTCGCCGAATACGCCGACGACGCCGGTCTCGCCGAGTCGGCGGTCGGCGCCCAGGTGCGAACCGAGAGCGAGGTGCCGATGGCCTCCGGACTCAAGAGTTCGAGCGCGGCGGCCAACGCGACGGTGCTTGCCACCCTCGATGCGCTAGAGTTGGTGGATGCCGTCGAGCGAATCGACGCCTGCCGCCTCGGCGTCCGGGCCGCCCGCGAGGCGGGCGTTACGGTCACCGGTGCATTCGACGACGCGAGCGCGAGCATGCTCGGCGGCGTCACGGTCACTGATAATACAGCTGACGAACTGCTCGCCCGCGAGCCAGTCGACTGGTCGGCGTTAGTCTACACGCCACCGGAGCAATCGTTCAGCGCCGACGCCGACGTCAGCGCTTGCGAGCGGATCGCACCAGTCGCGGCAGTCGTTTCCGAGCTCGCCCTCGCCGGCCGCTACGGCGAGGCGATGACCGTAAACGGGTTTGCCTTCTGTGGCGCACTCGGCTTCTCCACCGAGCCGATGCTCCAGGCGCTGCCCGACGTGACCGGCGTCTCGCTTTCCGGAACCGGGCCGAGCTACGTCGCGGTGGGCGAACGCGAGACGCTCGAGACGGTCCAACAGCGGTGGGATGAGCGCGACGGAACGACACGATT